A segment of the Eleutherodactylus coqui strain aEleCoq1 chromosome 6, aEleCoq1.hap1, whole genome shotgun sequence genome:
AATGGCTGGATTTCTGCTCTGTAACTCGCATATACTTTATACATGTCGATTTTGTGGTggaattttcagcatttttaggtgcgtcttgcagaaatattctgcacgtGTGGGAGGTACCTAATTGGGCCCTTTCTTTTCTGGGCATATTCACCATAAGGCCACTTATTTTCTTTGCACAGCACTTTTCTTGTCACTACCAGTAGACTAATATGGCTACCAAGAGGGCTCCCAATGAGGAAGGAGACTCCAACAGATTTCGATTGCAAtatcctccacagcaccgcctatTGGAAGATAGCTGCCAATACTAGTGCTGCAGAGAATTATTagatcactcatttgcatagataTTTTCCCAGGGAACATTGCATAGCCTATAAGGCTCTCTACACCCTTGTGGTGttgtccacaaggagaaacatactCTCCAGACTAACAGAGTGGGAATTAGTGTTCTTCATGCTGATGGGGTTCTTAAAATGTTAAAAGGGGATATccagctttaaaaaaatgttagtcTAACAAAAAGCTTGTAAAATAATGACAACAGGCATATTTAAGAACTGTAAATAGTTTTATATTTTCACCATTTTTGTCCTTTCTATGCTTTAATTCGACTTGTTTTTACTTTAATAGAAACTGATGGGAAGTCACGCCGCAGTGTTTATGAATATTACAACTATGAAGACAACAGTGACACCAATGGTTATGGGTATTACAAGAACTATGAAGACAACAGTGACACCAATGGTTATGGGTATTACAAGAACTATGAAGACAACAGTGACACCAatggttatgactagagatgagcgaacgtgtccgtaacggacacatccgcacccggacaccggctttagcgaacactggagtgttcgcgcgtaagtgtccgggtgccgccggggggcggggagatgcgcggcggcgcgggcggcagtagcggggaacaggggggagccctctctctctccctctcccccccgctccccgccgcacccccccgcgctgccacggcggcccccgaactttttcgcccgaacaccgaggtgttcgcaaagttcggtgttcgggcgaaaaaggggcggggccgaacgtgttcgctcatctctagttatgacatgAACTACGAAGAGAGCAGTGACACTAATTGTGAATACAAGAACTATGAAGACAACAGTGACACGAATGGTTATGGTGATTACAAGAAATATGAAGACAATGGTGACACCAATGGTTATGGTGAATACAAGAACTATGAAGACAATGGTGACACCAATGGTTATAGTGATTACAAGAAATATGAAGACAACTGTGACACCAATGGTGATGGTGAATACAAGAACTATGAAGAGAACAGTGACACCAATGGTTATGGTTATTACAAGAACTATGAAGACAATGGTGACACCAATGGTTATGGTTATTACAAGAACTATGAAGACAATGGTGACACCAATGGTTATGATTATTACAAGAACTATGAAGACAATGGTGACACCAATGGTTATGATTATTACAAGAACTATGAAGGCAACAGTGACACCAATGGTTATGATTATTACAAGAACTATGAAGACAACAGTGACACCAATAGTTATGGTGATTACAAGAACTATGAAGACAACAGTGACACCAATGGTTATGGTGATTACAAGAAATATGAAGACAACAGTGACACCAATGGTTATGGGTATTACAAGAACTATGAAGACAACAGTGACACCAATGGTTATGGTGATTACAAGAAATATGAAGACAACAGTGACACCAATGGTGATGATTATTACAAGAACTATGAAGACAACGGTGATCGCAGTGGAACAATGATGAATTGAATTTTAGTGGTTATAATCCTACATGGGAAGAATATGTGTAGTGATCTGCATTAGGATATAAAACCACTTTTGCGCAAACCAACTGCTTCTTTGGCTTCACCAAGTGGAAAACTGTAAAATTACAAAATGCAGTTTTCAAAATTTGAATATATCCCTATAAATAAAATTCTAAGCATTctataattaaaaatgttgctatttttttataataTACAAGGAATATTCTAGTAAAATAGCATTTTGATAAGGAATTTAAAATGGCATACAGGTGGAATATTTCATCCTGAATGAGAACATCCTGGGAAAAAATGTGTTCAGGGACCAGAATGTGTAGGTTATATTACCTGGTGTCATCCTTTTCATAGTTCTCCCCACCACTATTGCTGCTGGAGCACCTAGTgggactactatta
Coding sequences within it:
- the LOC136571829 gene encoding orcokinin peptides type B-like gives rise to the protein MNYEESSDTNCEYKNYEDNSDTNGYGDYKKYEDNGDTNGYGEYKNYEDNGDTNGYSDYKKYEDNCDTNGDGEYKNYEENSDTNGYGYYKNYEDNGDTNGYGYYKNYEDNGDTNGYDYYKNYEDNGDTNGYDYYKNYEGNSDTNGYDYYKNYEDNSDTNSYGDYKNYEDNSDTNGYGDYKKYEDNSDTNGYGYYKNYEDNSDTNGYGDYKKYEDNSDTNGDDYYKNYEDNGDRSGTMMN